In Methanocaldococcus lauensis, a single genomic region encodes these proteins:
- the glyS gene encoding glycine--tRNA ligase, producing the protein MEKDIYEKIMDLAKRRGYLWNSFEIYGGIAGFVDYGPLGCLLKNNIISKFREIFIVKEGFYEIESPTVTPYEVLKASGHVDNFTDPIVECKNCLESFRADHLIEEFVDVDTEGKTLKELEELIRKYNIRCPKCGGELGEVKKFNLMFVTSIGPGGKRTGYMRPETAQGIFIQFKRLAQFFRNKLPFGVVQIGKSYRNEISPRQGVIRLREFTQAEIEYFVHPERKEHEKFDLVKDEIVPLLPADRQMDEKLSEEEKIIKMSIGEAVEKGIIRHQTIAYFIALTKRFLENIGIDKDKIRFRQHLPNEMAHYAIDCWDAEIYTERFGWIECVGIADRTDYDLRSHSYHSGVELSIFVEFDEEKEIETYEINLNYKVVGRIFKKDTKVIEEYINNLSEKEKEEFVKNIEKDGKVVIKINEKEFEILKDYVEIKKVKKVIKGEKVIPHVIEPSFGIDRITYCLLEHSYREEDDRVYLDLKPSIAPIKAYVLPLVNKEDMPKIAMEIKEMLRDNGIIAEYDDSGAIGRRYMRADEIGVPFCITVDGQTLKDRTVTVRERNTREQIRVRIDDLVDYLKERLKE; encoded by the coding sequence ATGGAAAAAGATATTTATGAAAAGATTATGGATTTGGCTAAAAGAAGAGGATACTTATGGAATTCATTTGAAATCTATGGAGGAATTGCTGGATTTGTAGATTATGGACCATTAGGATGCTTACTAAAAAATAACATAATATCAAAATTTAGAGAAATATTTATTGTAAAAGAAGGATTTTATGAGATTGAGAGTCCAACAGTAACTCCTTATGAGGTTTTAAAAGCATCTGGGCATGTAGATAACTTCACAGACCCAATTGTAGAATGTAAAAATTGCTTAGAAAGTTTTAGGGCAGATCATTTAATTGAAGAGTTTGTAGATGTAGATACTGAAGGGAAGACTTTGAAAGAATTGGAAGAATTAATTAGAAAGTATAATATAAGATGTCCAAAATGTGGAGGAGAGCTTGGAGAGGTTAAGAAATTCAACTTAATGTTTGTTACTTCTATAGGGCCAGGAGGAAAGAGAACTGGTTATATGAGACCTGAAACAGCACAGGGAATATTTATTCAATTCAAAAGATTAGCACAATTTTTTAGAAATAAATTACCTTTTGGTGTAGTTCAAATAGGTAAAAGTTATAGAAATGAAATTTCTCCAAGGCAAGGAGTTATAAGGTTGAGAGAATTCACCCAGGCAGAGATTGAATACTTTGTCCATCCAGAAAGAAAAGAGCATGAAAAATTTGATTTAGTTAAGGATGAAATAGTTCCATTACTACCAGCTGATAGGCAGATGGATGAGAAGTTATCAGAGGAAGAGAAAATAATTAAAATGAGTATTGGAGAGGCCGTTGAGAAAGGAATAATAAGGCATCAAACAATTGCATACTTTATAGCTTTAACAAAGAGATTCTTAGAAAATATTGGAATTGATAAAGATAAAATTAGATTTAGACAGCATTTGCCAAACGAAATGGCTCACTATGCAATAGACTGCTGGGATGCTGAGATATACACAGAGAGGTTTGGATGGATTGAGTGTGTAGGAATTGCCGATAGAACAGATTACGATTTAAGAAGTCATTCTTACCATAGTGGTGTAGAATTATCAATATTTGTTGAGTTTGATGAGGAAAAAGAGATAGAAACTTATGAAATAAATCTAAATTATAAAGTTGTTGGAAGGATATTTAAAAAAGATACAAAAGTAATTGAAGAGTATATAAACAATTTAAGTGAAAAAGAGAAAGAAGAATTTGTTAAAAATATTGAAAAAGATGGTAAAGTAGTTATAAAAATTAATGAGAAAGAATTTGAAATTTTAAAAGATTATGTTGAAATAAAAAAGGTTAAAAAAGTAATTAAAGGAGAGAAAGTTATTCCACATGTTATTGAGCCATCATTTGGAATCGATAGAATTACCTACTGTTTATTAGAACATTCATATAGAGAGGAAGATGATAGAGTTTATTTAGATTTAAAACCGTCAATAGCTCCTATAAAGGCATATGTTTTACCATTGGTTAATAAGGAAGATATGCCAAAGATAGCCATGGAGATAAAAGAGATGCTTAGAGATAATGGAATTATAGCTGAATATGATGACAGTGGAGCTATAGGTAGGAGATATATGAGGGCTGATGAAATTGGAGTTCCATTTTGTATAACAGTAGATGGACAAACATTAAAAGATAGAACTGTCACAGTTAGAGAGAGGAATACCAGAGAGCAGATTAGAGTTAGAATAGATGATTTAGTAGATTATTTAAAGGAAAGATTAAAAGAATAA
- a CDS encoding TldD/PmbA family protein, with product MDLEKLIKIGEKEGFETEVFFEKSYYTGVDLDGKSVDSFQTEVDYGIGVRVLKDGKVGFAYSNRFDESIVYRAMKNLVEDRYTKFAEPQKYKEPKGIYYKEILKLEEEKLLGYLITMRDIILDNNATVLSGGVSKSVGYVRIINSNGVDVEYEDTYFSASISIMYEGETSYEGKTEHNIFNVEEISYKALDLAKKSANGKSISYKGNIILSPRALRELLAYTLVPAFSAENVQRDRSILKNKIGEQIFNDCITIVDDGTLDYGLYSSKCDDEGTKTQRTVLVENGILKNYLYDIKRANKEGKTSTGNASRGYSSLPYISPTNFIIEKTNNSLDDFDEYIYINGIIGSHTSNPITGDFAVEIQNSYYYKNGEIIPLKKGMFGGNIFEMFKEAIPLNDVEQRGKLISPSIVFKGEIVS from the coding sequence ATGGACTTAGAAAAGTTAATAAAAATTGGTGAAAAAGAAGGTTTTGAGACAGAAGTTTTTTTTGAAAAATCTTACTATACAGGAGTAGATTTAGATGGAAAGAGTGTAGATAGTTTTCAAACAGAGGTTGATTATGGTATTGGAGTTAGAGTTCTAAAAGATGGTAAAGTTGGTTTTGCCTATTCTAATAGATTTGATGAAAGTATTGTTTATAGAGCTATGAAGAACTTAGTAGAAGATAGATATACTAAATTTGCAGAGCCACAAAAGTATAAAGAGCCAAAAGGGATTTATTACAAGGAAATCCTAAAGTTAGAGGAGGAAAAACTATTGGGATATCTTATAACTATGAGGGATATTATTTTAGACAATAATGCCACTGTTTTGAGTGGAGGAGTTTCTAAATCAGTAGGTTATGTAAGAATAATAAACTCTAATGGCGTAGATGTAGAATATGAAGATACTTATTTTTCAGCATCAATATCAATAATGTATGAAGGAGAAACTTCCTATGAAGGAAAAACAGAGCATAATATTTTCAATGTCGAAGAAATTAGTTACAAGGCATTAGATTTGGCTAAAAAATCAGCAAATGGAAAAAGTATTTCATACAAAGGAAATATTATTTTATCTCCAAGAGCCTTGCGTGAGTTATTGGCATATACATTGGTGCCAGCATTTAGTGCTGAAAATGTTCAGAGAGATAGGAGTATTTTAAAAAACAAAATTGGAGAACAGATTTTTAATGATTGTATAACGATAGTTGATGATGGAACTTTGGATTATGGTTTATATTCTTCAAAGTGCGATGATGAAGGAACTAAAACACAAAGAACTGTATTAGTGGAAAATGGAATTTTAAAAAATTATCTATATGATATAAAAAGGGCCAATAAAGAGGGAAAGACATCAACTGGAAACGCTTCAAGAGGTTATAGTTCTCTCCCATACATATCTCCAACGAACTTTATTATTGAGAAAACCAACAATAGTTTAGATGATTTTGATGAATATATTTATATAAATGGAATTATTGGTTCTCATACTTCAAATCCAATTACAGGAGATTTTGCCGTTGAGATTCAAAACTCATACTATTACAAAAATGGAGAAATAATTCCACTTAAAAAAGGAATGTTTGGAGGAAATATATTTGAGATGTTTAAAGAGGCTATTCCTTTAAATGATGTAGAACAGAGAGGTAAGTTAATTTCTCCTTCAATAGTTTTCAAAGGAGAAATAGTCAGTTAA
- the eno gene encoding phosphopyruvate hydratase: MLYNVDERFEIKDIVAREVIDSRGNPTVEVEVITKGKGYGSAIVPSGASTGTHEALELRDKEQRFGGKGVLMAVENVNSIIKPEIIGYDARMQREIDNIMIELDGTPNKSKLGANAILAVSLAVAKAAASTAKIPLYKYLGGFNSFVMPVPMMNVINGGKHAGNDLDLQEFMIMPVGALSISEAVRMGSEVYHVLKKVIEEKYGKNAINVGDEGGFAPPLKTSREALDLLTESVKKAGYECGEDIVFALDAAASEFYKDGYYHVEGKKLNREELLNYYKALVEEYPIVSIEDPFHEEDFEGFTIITKELDIQIVGDDIFVTNVERLRKGIEMKAGNALLLKVNQIGTLSEAIDAANLAFRNGYGVIVSHRSGETEDTTIADLAVALNSGQIKTGAPARGERTAKYNQLIRIEQELGITKYAGKKFRCPF, encoded by the coding sequence TTGTTATACAATGTAGATGAAAGATTTGAAATTAAAGATATTGTTGCAAGAGAGGTTATTGATTCAAGAGGAAATCCAACAGTTGAGGTAGAAGTAATAACAAAAGGTAAAGGTTACGGTTCAGCTATTGTTCCAAGTGGAGCATCAACTGGAACACATGAGGCATTAGAGTTGAGAGATAAAGAACAAAGATTTGGAGGAAAAGGAGTATTAATGGCTGTTGAGAATGTTAATTCTATAATAAAACCTGAAATAATAGGTTATGATGCAAGAATGCAGAGAGAAATAGATAATATAATGATTGAATTAGATGGAACTCCAAATAAATCAAAGTTAGGGGCTAATGCTATATTGGCTGTTTCTTTGGCAGTTGCTAAGGCGGCGGCATCAACAGCAAAGATTCCTCTTTATAAATACTTAGGAGGATTTAACTCTTTTGTTATGCCAGTTCCAATGATGAATGTTATAAATGGAGGAAAACATGCTGGAAATGATTTGGACTTACAAGAGTTTATGATTATGCCTGTTGGAGCCCTATCAATATCTGAAGCCGTAAGAATGGGCTCAGAAGTTTATCATGTATTAAAGAAGGTTATTGAAGAGAAGTATGGTAAAAATGCTATAAATGTTGGTGATGAAGGAGGTTTTGCTCCTCCATTAAAAACCTCAAGAGAGGCTTTAGATTTACTAACTGAAAGTGTTAAAAAAGCTGGTTATGAATGTGGGGAAGATATTGTCTTTGCCTTAGATGCTGCAGCTTCAGAGTTTTATAAGGATGGTTACTACCATGTTGAAGGTAAAAAATTAAATAGAGAGGAATTGCTAAATTATTATAAGGCGTTAGTTGAAGAATATCCTATTGTTTCAATTGAAGATCCATTCCACGAAGAAGATTTCGAAGGATTTACAATAATAACTAAAGAATTGGATATTCAAATTGTTGGAGATGACATATTTGTAACAAATGTTGAAAGGTTAAGAAAAGGTATAGAAATGAAGGCTGGAAACGCCTTACTATTGAAAGTTAATCAGATTGGAACTTTAAGTGAGGCAATTGATGCGGCAAATTTAGCATTTAGAAATGGATATGGAGTTATTGTCTCACATAGAAGTGGAGAAACTGAAGATACGACAATAGCAGATTTAGCAGTGGCATTAAACTCTGGGCAGATAAAGACAGGAGCACCAGCAAGAGGGGAGAGAACAGCAAAATACAACCAGTTAATTAGAATAGAGCAAGAGTTAGGAATAACGAAATACGCTGGAAAGAAATTTAGATGTCCATTCTAA
- the trpD gene encoding anthranilate phosphoribosyltransferase: MSITEALKKVVEFKDLDKNEAEEVMKEIMEGIAKPTQIAALLTALRMKGETIEEITSFAKVMREFSLKINPKVPKLLDTCGTGGDNLNTFNISTATAFVVSPYVPVAKHGNKSVSSKSGSADVLEALGVNLNVPLEIVKESIEKIGIGFLFAPNFHPAMKYATPVRRELGIRTVFNILGPLTNPANANYQLMGVYDENLTEKLSYVLKNLGLKGALVVHGSGMDEITTVGRTKISELKNGEVKSYYIEPEDFGIKRAKLEDIKGGDAKENAKIIRNILEGEETGAKRDIVVLNSAFALYISEVAKDVEEGIKLAEKSIDSGKALKKLEDLIEFYSEG, translated from the coding sequence ATGTCTATTACTGAGGCATTAAAAAAAGTTGTAGAATTTAAAGATTTAGATAAAAATGAAGCAGAAGAAGTTATGAAAGAAATTATGGAAGGAATTGCAAAGCCAACTCAAATAGCCGCCTTATTAACCGCTTTAAGAATGAAAGGAGAGACTATTGAAGAAATAACATCTTTTGCAAAAGTTATGAGAGAATTTTCATTAAAGATAAATCCAAAAGTTCCTAAGTTGTTAGATACTTGTGGAACTGGTGGAGATAATTTAAACACATTCAATATAAGCACAGCCACAGCTTTTGTCGTCTCTCCATATGTTCCAGTGGCTAAACATGGAAATAAATCTGTAAGTAGTAAAAGTGGTAGTGCAGATGTTTTGGAGGCGTTAGGAGTTAATTTAAATGTTCCATTAGAGATAGTTAAGGAATCAATAGAAAAAATAGGAATAGGGTTTTTATTTGCCCCTAACTTTCATCCAGCAATGAAGTATGCTACACCAGTTAGAAGAGAGTTAGGAATTAGAACTGTCTTTAATATTTTAGGGCCTTTAACCAATCCAGCAAATGCAAATTATCAATTAATGGGAGTTTATGATGAAAATTTAACTGAAAAATTATCTTATGTTTTAAAAAATTTGGGGTTAAAAGGGGCGTTAGTTGTTCATGGTAGTGGAATGGATGAAATTACAACAGTAGGGAGAACAAAAATATCTGAATTAAAGAATGGAGAGGTAAAAAGTTATTATATTGAGCCAGAAGATTTTGGTATAAAAAGAGCTAAATTAGAAGATATTAAAGGAGGAGACGCTAAAGAGAATGCCAAGATAATTAGAAATATTTTGGAAGGGGAAGAAACTGGGGCTAAAAGAGACATTGTTGTATTAAATTCTGCATTTGCTTTGTATATCTCTGAGGTTGCTAAAGATGTTGAGGAAGGTATAAAGTTGGCAGAAAAATCAATTGACTCAGGAAAGGCATTGAAAAAATTAGAAGATTTAATAGAATTCTATAGTGAGGGATAA
- a CDS encoding bifunctional hydroxymethylpyrimidine kinase/phosphomethylpyrimidine kinase, giving the protein MVILAVGGYDPTGGAGISADIKTSHTLGVYCLSIITSIIPQTNKEVYEKYDLSKENIENQFKSVFEEFEIEYVKTGVLTSQSIDILLKYIDKYDLKVICDPVLASTTKYNFVDEKLMDKYIELFNKSYLITPNREEYNKIMEFVKNKNYHLKKDLYILITGIDDILKRNSTTINIFKGFKINKEVHGTGCVYSTAITAFLSKGYKLEDAIKEAKNFILSSIIYAKKTKYGYNSNPTYINKETVIKNLSYAIYLLKKINFTLIPEVGSNIAESLPLPKDFNDIASLTGRIIKNKLGGFYVVGDIEFGASEHIAKIILSASKFNPKIRSCMNIKYDEDLIKTLKEKFKDKFIISSFDRSEEPPNVSTMEWGTTIACKKIGKVPDIIYDKGGLGKEPMIRVLGKDSIDVIKKVEFIQKIYNSIKEK; this is encoded by the coding sequence ATGGTAATATTGGCTGTTGGGGGCTATGATCCTACTGGTGGGGCAGGAATTTCAGCGGATATAAAAACATCTCACACATTAGGAGTTTATTGTCTATCTATAATTACTTCAATAATTCCTCAAACAAATAAAGAGGTTTATGAAAAATATGATCTATCAAAGGAAAATATAGAAAATCAATTTAAATCAGTGTTTGAAGAATTTGAAATAGAGTATGTGAAAACTGGAGTTTTAACTTCTCAGAGTATAGATATTTTACTGAAATATATTGATAAATACGATTTAAAAGTTATCTGCGATCCAGTTCTTGCATCTACAACTAAATATAATTTTGTTGATGAAAAATTAATGGATAAGTATATTGAACTCTTTAATAAATCTTACTTAATAACTCCAAATAGAGAAGAGTATAATAAAATTATGGAATTTGTAAAAAATAAAAATTACCATCTTAAAAAAGATTTATATATCTTAATTACAGGAATTGATGATATTTTAAAAAGAAACTCTACAACTATAAATATATTTAAAGGATTTAAAATAAATAAGGAAGTTCATGGAACTGGATGCGTTTATTCTACGGCAATAACAGCATTTTTATCAAAAGGATATAAATTGGAAGATGCCATTAAAGAGGCAAAGAATTTTATACTCTCCTCAATTATATATGCTAAAAAAACAAAATATGGTTATAATTCCAATCCTACCTATATCAATAAAGAGACAGTTATAAAGAATTTAAGTTATGCTATATACTTACTAAAAAAGATTAATTTTACTTTAATACCAGAAGTTGGGAGTAATATTGCTGAATCTCTACCACTACCAAAGGATTTTAATGATATAGCATCTCTAACTGGTAGAATTATAAAAAATAAACTTGGAGGATTTTATGTAGTAGGAGATATAGAATTTGGGGCTTCTGAACACATTGCAAAGATAATTTTATCTGCATCTAAGTTTAATCCTAAAATAAGAAGTTGTATGAATATAAAATATGACGAAGATTTAATAAAAACATTAAAAGAAAAATTTAAAGATAAATTTATAATTTCTTCATTTGATAGGAGTGAGGAGCCTCCAAATGTTTCAACAATGGAGTGGGGAACTACTATAGCATGTAAAAAAATTGGTAAAGTTCCAGATATTATTTACGACAAAGGAGGTTTAGGAAAAGAGCCAATGATAAGAGTATTAGGTAAAGATTCTATAGATGTAATTAAAAAAGTTGAATTTATTCAAAAAATATATAACTCAATAAAAGAAAAATAG
- the argS gene encoding arginine--tRNA ligase: MDVKSNIINALKKVISEELKKEIDIKLDEPPNLELGDYSVNICFKLAKELKKSPKEIAESIRNKLKSMNIEGVKEIKVVNGYINFYIDYNKLGKDLTEEINKEGHNYGRGDKKGIKIILEHTSANPNGPLHIGHLRNAIIGDCLKRILEFYGYDVETHYYVNDMGRQMALVVYGIELFGLDENKKKDNAIAETYVKINKYLEEHPEEEEKILELMREYENALERNEDNEIVKKFEFAVNYALDGIKETLKNLNIEHDTFVWESSYVRNGMVKEVIKRLMETGKVIKEDTYMLDLSDFGIQKKMVLARANGTSLYSTRDIAYHLDKLSKCDIGIDVLGADHKLTAEMVKAALKLLGSKVPEVIFYEFISLPEGSMSTRKGRFISADELLEEAIKRAKEECKKRGVDEKIAYDIGLGAVRYNIARISPEKPMIFKWDEALDFEKVGCPFIQYAHARCCRILEEAENKNIKDEPLFNYELTNEEKSLIKMLNEFKDIIKESAENRKVHILANYLLELAKTFNRFYANCPILMTKDENIKKSRLSLVKSTKNVLETGLMLLGINCPGRM; encoded by the coding sequence ATGGATGTTAAAAGTAATATTATAAATGCATTAAAAAAAGTAATTAGTGAAGAATTAAAAAAAGAAATAGATATAAAATTAGATGAACCTCCAAATTTAGAATTAGGGGATTATTCTGTTAATATTTGCTTTAAATTGGCTAAAGAATTAAAGAAAAGTCCAAAAGAGATTGCCGAAAGTATAAGAAATAAGTTAAAAAGTATGAATATTGAGGGTGTTAAAGAAATAAAGGTAGTTAATGGATATATAAACTTCTATATTGATTATAATAAATTAGGTAAAGATTTAACAGAGGAGATTAATAAAGAAGGACATAATTATGGAAGAGGAGACAAAAAGGGAATAAAAATTATTTTAGAACATACTTCTGCAAATCCTAACGGACCTTTACACATAGGGCATTTGAGAAATGCTATTATTGGAGATTGTTTAAAAAGAATATTGGAGTTTTATGGTTATGATGTTGAAACTCACTACTATGTAAATGATATGGGTAGGCAGATGGCTTTAGTGGTTTATGGTATAGAGTTGTTTGGTTTAGATGAAAATAAGAAGAAGGATAATGCAATTGCTGAAACTTATGTAAAAATTAATAAGTATTTGGAAGAACATCCAGAGGAAGAGGAAAAAATCCTTGAATTAATGAGAGAATATGAAAATGCTTTGGAGAGGAATGAAGATAATGAAATTGTCAAAAAATTTGAATTTGCAGTTAATTATGCATTGGATGGAATAAAAGAGACATTAAAAAATTTAAATATTGAGCATGATACATTTGTTTGGGAAAGCTCTTATGTAAGAAATGGAATGGTTAAAGAGGTTATAAAAAGGTTAATGGAGACTGGTAAGGTAATTAAAGAAGATACATATATGCTTGATTTGTCAGATTTCGGTATTCAAAAGAAAATGGTTTTAGCAAGGGCTAATGGAACAAGTTTGTATTCAACAAGAGATATTGCTTATCATTTGGATAAACTATCAAAGTGTGACATTGGAATAGATGTATTGGGAGCTGATCACAAATTAACTGCTGAAATGGTTAAAGCAGCATTAAAATTGTTAGGTAGTAAAGTTCCAGAAGTTATATTTTATGAATTTATCTCTCTCCCAGAAGGTTCAATGAGTACAAGAAAAGGTAGATTTATTAGTGCTGATGAGTTGTTAGAGGAGGCTATAAAGAGAGCTAAGGAAGAGTGTAAAAAAAGAGGAGTAGATGAAAAAATAGCCTATGATATTGGATTGGGGGCAGTTAGATATAACATTGCAAGAATTTCTCCAGAAAAGCCAATGATATTCAAATGGGATGAGGCGTTAGATTTTGAAAAAGTAGGATGTCCATTTATACAGTATGCCCACGCAAGATGTTGCAGAATTTTGGAAGAGGCAGAAAATAAGAACATTAAAGATGAACCTTTATTTAACTATGAATTAACTAATGAAGAAAAAAGTTTAATTAAAATGTTAAATGAGTTTAAAGATATTATTAAAGAAAGTGCTGAGAATAGAAAAGTGCATATCTTGGCTAATTACTTGTTAGAACTTGCCAAAACATTCAATAGATTTTATGCAAATTGTCCAATTTTAATGACTAAAGATGAAAATATCAAAAAATCAAGATTGTCGTTAGTCAAAAGCACTAAAAATGTATTGGAAACTGGATTAATGTTGTTAGGAATAAATTGTCCTGGTAGGATGTAA
- a CDS encoding anthranilate synthase component II — MKVKRVLIIDNVDSFVWNLVQYVGTLGHKVKLVDNKITLEEINKINPDRIIISPGPKTPKDAGNCIKIIQEVDVPILGVCLGHQCIVEAFGGVVDRANRVMHGKASLIKHDGEGIFKDIPNPFYGGRYHSLIAKEVTKELKITAKSLDDNYIMGVRHKKLPIEGVQFHPESILTKSDKLKFPDLGLKLIKNFIENEY, encoded by the coding sequence ATGAAAGTTAAGAGAGTTTTAATTATAGATAATGTAGATTCTTTTGTTTGGAACTTAGTTCAATATGTAGGAACTTTGGGGCATAAAGTTAAGTTAGTAGATAATAAAATAACCTTAGAGGAAATTAACAAAATAAATCCAGATAGAATAATTATAAGTCCTGGTCCAAAAACTCCAAAAGACGCTGGAAACTGTATAAAAATAATTCAAGAGGTTGATGTTCCAATATTAGGAGTTTGTTTAGGACATCAATGTATTGTTGAGGCTTTTGGAGGGGTTGTTGATAGGGCAAATAGAGTCATGCACGGAAAAGCAAGTTTAATAAAACATGATGGCGAAGGTATTTTTAAAGATATACCAAATCCTTTTTATGGGGGGAGATATCATTCATTAATAGCAAAAGAAGTAACAAAAGAGTTAAAAATAACTGCTAAAAGTTTGGATGATAATTATATTATGGGAGTTAGACATAAAAAGTTGCCAATTGAAGGAGTTCAATTTCATCCTGAGAGTATATTGACAAAGTCTGACAAATTGAAATTTCCAGATTTAGGTTTAAAACTTATTAAGAACTTTATAGAAAATGAATATTAA
- the cyaB gene encoding class IV adenylate cyclase, which produces MIEVEIKVKIDNKDEIIEKLKKFGFKFIKKKFQEDIYFNGIDRDFRKTDEALRIRDDDGTFFITYKGPKLDNISKTREEIEVKIEDKEKMRLILKKLGFKEVLPIRKIREIYKKGDIIASIDNVEGLGLFLELEKSISDSEITKKDEILNELLDLLKSLNISKDKIIRKSYLELRGEYGKI; this is translated from the coding sequence ATGATAGAAGTTGAAATTAAAGTAAAAATTGATAATAAGGATGAAATAATAGAAAAATTAAAAAAATTCGGATTTAAATTTATTAAAAAGAAATTTCAGGAAGATATTTATTTTAATGGAATTGATAGAGATTTTAGAAAAACTGATGAAGCTTTAAGGATTAGAGATGATGATGGAACTTTTTTTATCACATATAAAGGACCAAAGTTAGATAATATCTCAAAAACCAGAGAAGAAATTGAAGTAAAAATTGAAGATAAAGAAAAGATGAGATTAATTTTAAAAAAACTTGGATTTAAAGAAGTCCTTCCAATAAGAAAAATTAGAGAAATATACAAAAAAGGTGATATTATAGCAAGTATTGATAATGTAGAAGGATTAGGATTATTCTTAGAATTAGAAAAATCAATATCTGACTCTGAGATTACCAAGAAAGATGAAATTTTAAATGAACTATTAGATTTACTGAAAAGTTTAAATATCAGTAAAGATAAGATTATTAGAAAATCATACTTGGAATTAAGGGGAGAGTATGGAAAAATCTAA
- a CDS encoding Rrf2 family transcriptional regulator yields MKVEGLTKKIMENLKEPITIKELAKKLNIHPKNLDVKIRVLRDLGLVETKKGRNGWVRLSKEGLYLLEKGEIKLNSLKLQIVAKDRIGLLADITSKISKIGGNITSTILERDGEDVIIYLIVENVEKEEIENALKDIVKKFSIIW; encoded by the coding sequence ATGAAAGTTGAAGGATTAACTAAAAAAATTATGGAAAATTTAAAGGAACCAATAACAATTAAAGAACTTGCTAAAAAACTTAACATTCATCCTAAAAACTTAGATGTTAAAATTAGAGTTTTAAGAGATTTAGGATTGGTAGAGACAAAAAAAGGTAGAAATGGCTGGGTTAGATTATCAAAAGAAGGATTATACTTATTAGAAAAAGGAGAAATTAAATTAAATTCTTTAAAATTGCAGATAGTGGCTAAGGATAGAATCGGGTTGTTAGCAGATATTACATCAAAAATCTCAAAAATTGGTGGAAACATAACTTCAACAATTCTTGAAAGAGATGGAGAGGATGTTATCATATACTTAATTGTAGAAAATGTAGAGAAGGAAGAAATAGAAAACGCATTAAAGGACATTGTTAAAAAATTCTCAATTATATGGTGA
- the gatC gene encoding Asp-tRNA(Asn) amidotransferase subunit GatC produces the protein MNEKTIEKIKKEAEEIINKFSEVLEKYNLEMEESYYIIDSRNVLRDDEAVESNPEFRENFLKIAPKANKEGYIVVEKGSWLK, from the coding sequence ATGAACGAAAAAACTATTGAAAAGATAAAGAAGGAAGCTGAAGAAATAATTAATAAATTCAGCGAAGTTTTAGAAAAATATAACTTAGAGATGGAAGAAAGTTACTATATTATTGACAGCAGAAATGTTCTTAGAGACGATGAAGCAGTAGAAAGCAATCCCGAATTTAGAGAAAATTTCCTAAAGATAGCTCCTAAGGCAAATAAAGAAGGTTATATTGTCGTAGAAAAAGGTAGCTGGTTAAAATAA